Proteins encoded together in one Porites lutea chromosome 2, jaPorLute2.1, whole genome shotgun sequence window:
- the LOC140927884 gene encoding katanin p80 WD40 repeat-containing subunit B1-like isoform X2 has translation MAAQHKRSWKLQEFVAHGSNVSCLSLGPSSGRVMVTGGEDRKVNMWAVGKPNVILTLSGHTSPVEYVKFNSGEDLVIAGSQSGTLKIWDLEAAKIVRTLTGHKSSIRGIDFHPYGEFVASGSLDTNVKLWDVRRKGCIVTLKGHTDGINFVKFSPDGRWIVSASDDNTVKLWDLTSGKLLHDFKQHTAAATCVEFHPKEFLLSTASNDRTVKFWDLETFQLVSSTDPETGGVRCITFHPEGHCLFSGAQDSMRVYGWEPVRCYDSFSLAWGKVADIAVSSSQLIGASFNQTNVSLWVVDLGHLENLIAKYNSEAADLGNNVAGMPGEQKPAQVVPSTKTPPRKAFSTERPQTTSSKPRSAIPDESNTEGKEKKDEQKLGAPEDIFKAKSKLDRTPPRQKHEPFQPPLEDPLSPGYVKQPPPAFPEPVKASKPVSSSEKANKQQHMIPSERDKPAGLQLSDFLPARTPVVDEPSKQDVYNQHNNQPQYPSVSESEAVSTLTKSHGSINAIMTSRLKNLSTVARYWGDGDIKTAVQVSVDMNDQAVLVDVLNVLCLKQTLWNLDVCSLLLPHLKDLISSKYESYVQVGAMAIKLILRNFAPVIKSNMAAPPVSVGVDLVREERYNKCHKCYSHLQSIREVLSSKTSATGKMGSLFRELSLAFSSLD, from the exons atggcGGCACAACATAAACGATCATGGAAGCTTC AGGAGTTTGTGGCGCATGGATCCAATGTGTCTTGTCTATCACTGGGTCCCTCGTCAGGACGAGTTATGGTGACCGGTGGAGAGGACAGGAAAGTCAATATGTGGGCTGTAGGAAAACCCAATGTGATCTTG ACCCTGTCAGGACACACTAGTCCCGTGGAATATGTTAAGTTTAATAGTGGCGAGGATCTGGTTATAGCAGGATCTCAGTCTGGAACACTCAAGATATGGGACCTAGAAGCTGCTAAAA TCGTTAGAACCCTTACAGGACATAAGAGCAGTATACGAGGTATAGATTTTCACCCCTATGGAGAATTTGTCGCTTCAGGCTCTTTGGATACAAATGTTAAG CTTTGGGATGTAAGAAGAAAAGGTTGTATAGTCACATTAAAG gGTCACACAGATGGaataaattttgtaaaatttagccCAGATGGCAGGTGGATAGTTTCTGCTTCTGATGATAACACTGTTAAG TTATGGGATTTAACAAGTGGAAAGCTACTTCATGACTTCAAACAGCATACAGCTGCCGCTACATGTGTAGAGTTTCATCCTAAAGAATTTTTGTTATCAACTGCTAGTAATGACAG gACAGTAAAATTCTGGGACTTGGAAACCTTTCAGCTTGTCTCTAGTACAGATCCTGAGACTGGTGGTGTAAG GTGCATTACGTTTCATCCTGAAGGTCATTGCTTGTTCAGTGGAGCTCAAGATTCCATGCGAGTGTATGGCTGGGAGCCAGTTAGATGTTATGACAGTTTTTCTCTTGCCTGGGGAAAAGTTGCTGATATTGCAGTTTCTTCAAGCCAGTTG ATTGGTGCATCATTTAATCAGACAAATGTTTCACTTTGGGTTGTTGATTTAGGG CATTTAGAAAACCTCATAGCAAAATATAACAGTGAAGCAGCAGATTTAGGAAATAATGTG GCAGGAATGCCAGGGGAACAAAAGCCAGCTCAGGTTGTACCTTCCACCAAAAC TCCCCCTAGAAAAGCCTTTAGTACAGAGAGACCTCAAACTACATCTTCAAAACCCAGGT CTGCTATACCTGATGAATCTAATActgaaggaaaggaaaagaaggatGAACAGAAACTAGGAGCACCTGAAGATATATTTAAAGCAAAAAGTAAACTGG atcGTACACCTCCAAGACAAAAACATGAGCCATTTCAGCCTCCGTTAGAAGACCCTTTATCACCTG GTTATGTAAAACAACCACCCCCAGCATTCCCAGAACCTGTTAAAGCGTCCAAG CCTGTTTCTTCaagtgaaaaagcaaacaagCAGCAACATATGATTCCATCTGAGAGAGACAAGCCTGCAGGACTGCAGTTGTCTGACTTCCTTCCC GCCAGAACACCTGTGGTTGATGAGCCTTCAAAACAGGATGTTTATAATCAGCATAACAATCAGCCACAGTATCCATCTGTATCAGAATCAGAAGCAGTCTCTACACTCACAAAAA GTCATGGATCCATAAATGCTATCATGACATCAAGACTTAAAAATCTCAGTACTGTTGCTAGATACTGGGGTGATGGAGACATAAAG ACTGCAGTACAAGTTTCTGTAGATATGAATGACCAAGCTGTGTTAGTGGATGTACTTAATGTTCTCTGTTTGAAACA GACTTTGTGGAATCTGGATGTGTgctctcttcttcttcctcatcTTAAAGACCTCATAAGCAGCAAATATGAAAG CTATGTACAAGTTGGGGCAATGGCGATTAAGTTAATTTTGCGGAACTTTGCTCCAGTCATAAAAAGCAACATGGCAGCCCCTCCTGTTTCTGTGGGAGTTGACTTGGTCAGGGAGGAGAG GTATAACAAATGCCACAAGTGCTACTCACACCTTCAATCCATCCGAGAAGTTCTCTCCAGTAAGACAAGCGCCACTGGAAAAATGGGAAGCCTGTTCCGTGAGCTGTCACTAGCATTTTCTTCCCTGGATTAA
- the LOC140927884 gene encoding katanin p80 WD40 repeat-containing subunit B1-like isoform X1, with the protein MAAQHKRSWKLQEFVAHGSNVSCLSLGPSSGRVMVTGGEDRKVNMWAVGKPNVILTLSGHTSPVEYVKFNSGEDLVIAGSQSGTLKIWDLEAAKIVRTLTGHKSSIRGIDFHPYGEFVASGSLDTNVKLWDVRRKGCIVTLKGHTDGINFVKFSPDGRWIVSASDDNTVKLWDLTSGKLLHDFKQHTAAATCVEFHPKEFLLSTASNDRTVKFWDLETFQLVSSTDPETGGVRCITFHPEGHCLFSGAQDSMRVYGWEPVRCYDSFSLAWGKVADIAVSSSQLIGASFNQTNVSLWVVDLGHLENLIAKYNSEAADLGNNVAGMPGEQKPAQVVPSTKTPPRKAFSTERPQTTSSKPRSKVEQSAIPDESNTEGKEKKDEQKLGAPEDIFKAKSKLDRTPPRQKHEPFQPPLEDPLSPGYVKQPPPAFPEPVKASKPVSSSEKANKQQHMIPSERDKPAGLQLSDFLPARTPVVDEPSKQDVYNQHNNQPQYPSVSESEAVSTLTKSHGSINAIMTSRLKNLSTVARYWGDGDIKTAVQVSVDMNDQAVLVDVLNVLCLKQTLWNLDVCSLLLPHLKDLISSKYESYVQVGAMAIKLILRNFAPVIKSNMAAPPVSVGVDLVREERYNKCHKCYSHLQSIREVLSSKTSATGKMGSLFRELSLAFSSLD; encoded by the exons atggcGGCACAACATAAACGATCATGGAAGCTTC AGGAGTTTGTGGCGCATGGATCCAATGTGTCTTGTCTATCACTGGGTCCCTCGTCAGGACGAGTTATGGTGACCGGTGGAGAGGACAGGAAAGTCAATATGTGGGCTGTAGGAAAACCCAATGTGATCTTG ACCCTGTCAGGACACACTAGTCCCGTGGAATATGTTAAGTTTAATAGTGGCGAGGATCTGGTTATAGCAGGATCTCAGTCTGGAACACTCAAGATATGGGACCTAGAAGCTGCTAAAA TCGTTAGAACCCTTACAGGACATAAGAGCAGTATACGAGGTATAGATTTTCACCCCTATGGAGAATTTGTCGCTTCAGGCTCTTTGGATACAAATGTTAAG CTTTGGGATGTAAGAAGAAAAGGTTGTATAGTCACATTAAAG gGTCACACAGATGGaataaattttgtaaaatttagccCAGATGGCAGGTGGATAGTTTCTGCTTCTGATGATAACACTGTTAAG TTATGGGATTTAACAAGTGGAAAGCTACTTCATGACTTCAAACAGCATACAGCTGCCGCTACATGTGTAGAGTTTCATCCTAAAGAATTTTTGTTATCAACTGCTAGTAATGACAG gACAGTAAAATTCTGGGACTTGGAAACCTTTCAGCTTGTCTCTAGTACAGATCCTGAGACTGGTGGTGTAAG GTGCATTACGTTTCATCCTGAAGGTCATTGCTTGTTCAGTGGAGCTCAAGATTCCATGCGAGTGTATGGCTGGGAGCCAGTTAGATGTTATGACAGTTTTTCTCTTGCCTGGGGAAAAGTTGCTGATATTGCAGTTTCTTCAAGCCAGTTG ATTGGTGCATCATTTAATCAGACAAATGTTTCACTTTGGGTTGTTGATTTAGGG CATTTAGAAAACCTCATAGCAAAATATAACAGTGAAGCAGCAGATTTAGGAAATAATGTG GCAGGAATGCCAGGGGAACAAAAGCCAGCTCAGGTTGTACCTTCCACCAAAAC TCCCCCTAGAAAAGCCTTTAGTACAGAGAGACCTCAAACTACATCTTCAAAACCCAG GTCTAAAGTGGAACAGTCTGCTATACCTGATGAATCTAATActgaaggaaaggaaaagaaggatGAACAGAAACTAGGAGCACCTGAAGATATATTTAAAGCAAAAAGTAAACTGG atcGTACACCTCCAAGACAAAAACATGAGCCATTTCAGCCTCCGTTAGAAGACCCTTTATCACCTG GTTATGTAAAACAACCACCCCCAGCATTCCCAGAACCTGTTAAAGCGTCCAAG CCTGTTTCTTCaagtgaaaaagcaaacaagCAGCAACATATGATTCCATCTGAGAGAGACAAGCCTGCAGGACTGCAGTTGTCTGACTTCCTTCCC GCCAGAACACCTGTGGTTGATGAGCCTTCAAAACAGGATGTTTATAATCAGCATAACAATCAGCCACAGTATCCATCTGTATCAGAATCAGAAGCAGTCTCTACACTCACAAAAA GTCATGGATCCATAAATGCTATCATGACATCAAGACTTAAAAATCTCAGTACTGTTGCTAGATACTGGGGTGATGGAGACATAAAG ACTGCAGTACAAGTTTCTGTAGATATGAATGACCAAGCTGTGTTAGTGGATGTACTTAATGTTCTCTGTTTGAAACA GACTTTGTGGAATCTGGATGTGTgctctcttcttcttcctcatcTTAAAGACCTCATAAGCAGCAAATATGAAAG CTATGTACAAGTTGGGGCAATGGCGATTAAGTTAATTTTGCGGAACTTTGCTCCAGTCATAAAAAGCAACATGGCAGCCCCTCCTGTTTCTGTGGGAGTTGACTTGGTCAGGGAGGAGAG GTATAACAAATGCCACAAGTGCTACTCACACCTTCAATCCATCCGAGAAGTTCTCTCCAGTAAGACAAGCGCCACTGGAAAAATGGGAAGCCTGTTCCGTGAGCTGTCACTAGCATTTTCTTCCCTGGATTAA
- the LOC140927885 gene encoding UPF0598 protein CG30010-like: MLALFTHSCRETGRRVMPSRHVMQRLVSSAAVSYVQGQSPSLKVREYFYYIDHQGQLFLDDTKVKNFITCFKDKQFLKFFFKRLKQNQTTRYTEDFPFVSPCGKEMNYIRCDDLPVVFATIIEDSDVSDNQSPGLLTYSGIGDNLTFPFQPEKICMLPESGRIYHPGPEKVGGVALIKSSLAIELSPYFEYRKGNQDSDPPTHFNWKGICHELDNSMWKCLRSAEVDELIKRTTN; encoded by the exons ATGTTAGCTCTATTTACACACAGTTGTCGTGAAACGGGTCGACGGGTTATGCCGTCACGTCATGTTATGCAACGTCTGGTTTCCTCCGCCGCCGTTTCTTATGTCCAGGGACAGTCACCATCTCTAAAAGTTCGAGAGTACTTTTATTACATTGATCACCAAGGACAG TTATTTCTTGATGACACCAAAGTAAAGAACTTTATTACCTGCTTTAAAG aCAAACAGTTTCTCAAGTTTTTCTTCAAGAGATTGAAACAAAACCAGACAACAAGATACACAGAGGATTTCCCATTTGTTTCCCCGTGCGGCAAGGAAATGAACTACATTCGCTGTGATGATTTACCAGTTGTTTTTGCAACAATCATCGAAGATTCTGATGTCAGTGATAACCAGTCTCCAGGATTGTTGACTTACAGTGGTATTGGCGATAATTTAACATTTCCATTTCAACCAGAAAAGATCTGTATGCTACCAGAGAGTGGGAGAATTTATCATCCAGGTCCTGAGAAAGTTGGTGGTGTTGCGCTCATCAAGTCCAGCCTTGCCATCGAATTGAGCCCTTATTTTGAGTACAGGAAGGGAAACCAAGATAGTGACCCACCGACACATTTCAATTGGAAGGGAATATGTCATGAGTTGGACAATTCTATGTGGAAATGTCTCAGATCAGCCGAGGTTGACGAGCTAATTAAGAGAACAACTAATTAA